The following proteins are co-located in the Rheinheimera salexigens genome:
- a CDS encoding glycine cleavage system protein R, with product MPQQLVVTAIGADRTGIVSKIARLVTDCQCNILDSRMAIFGAEFTFIVLISGEPSGIYRVEHLLPNLGLELNLTTMTKRTSAHLNKPVAAYYVLDYSGPNKVGTLGTITGFLENREVYIGSLQSAVRVDKHTATEKTHTVMTLELPTTEAPENIIADLMTLLEQMSLIGTVQAQT from the coding sequence ATGCCTCAACAATTAGTTGTTACCGCAATTGGTGCCGATCGTACCGGTATTGTCAGTAAAATTGCCCGTTTAGTTACAGATTGTCAATGTAACATTTTAGATAGTCGCATGGCCATTTTTGGTGCAGAGTTTACCTTTATTGTCCTTATCTCTGGCGAACCAAGCGGTATTTATCGGGTTGAACATTTATTACCTAACCTTGGTCTAGAGCTGAATTTAACCACTATGACCAAACGTACCAGTGCTCATCTAAACAAACCTGTAGCAGCTTACTACGTATTAGATTACAGCGGTCCAAACAAAGTGGGTACTTTAGGTACTATTACGGGTTTTTTAGAAAACCGAGAAGTTTATATTGGTTCATTACAATCCGCTGTGCGTGTTGATAAGCACACTGCAACTGAAAAAACCCATACCGTAATGACGTTAGAACTACCTACAACCGAGGCACCTGAAAATATTATTGCCGATTTAATGACACTACTTGAACAGATGAGCTTAATAGGCACTGTGCAAGCCCAAACTTAG
- the queE gene encoding 7-carboxy-7-deazaguanine synthase QueE — MYKVNEIFQTIQGEGSFTGIAAIFIRLQGCPVGCSWCDTKQTWHIDPQLSQSITQVVAKTAETAHWASQTAEQILDLFKNQEYQAKHVVITGGEPCMYDLIPLCQLLHDNGYSTQIETSGTFEIKAPAKTWVTVSPKVNMAGGYKVLQSALDRADEIKHPVAMEKHVDELIALLVDTNISDKLIYLQPISQQRRATELAIAMCTKHNWRLSVQVHKYLGIS; from the coding sequence GTGTATAAAGTTAACGAGATTTTTCAGACCATTCAGGGTGAAGGTAGTTTTACCGGTATTGCCGCTATTTTTATACGCTTACAAGGTTGTCCTGTTGGTTGTAGCTGGTGTGACACCAAACAAACTTGGCACATAGATCCGCAGTTATCGCAGTCGATTACACAAGTAGTTGCTAAAACGGCTGAGACGGCGCACTGGGCATCGCAAACGGCCGAACAAATTCTTGATTTATTTAAAAACCAAGAGTATCAAGCGAAACATGTGGTGATTACGGGTGGTGAACCCTGCATGTACGATTTAATACCATTATGTCAGTTGTTACATGATAATGGTTACAGCACGCAAATTGAAACTAGTGGTACCTTTGAGATTAAAGCGCCGGCTAAAACCTGGGTTACCGTATCGCCTAAAGTAAATATGGCGGGTGGTTATAAAGTGTTACAAAGCGCTTTGGATCGCGCTGATGAAATTAAACACCCAGTGGCCATGGAAAAGCATGTAGATGAATTAATTGCTTTACTTGTAGACACCAATATTAGTGATAAATTAATTTACTTACAGCCAATTAGTCAACAACGGCGAGCGACAGAGTTGGCCATTGCCATGTGTACTAAACACAATTGGCGTTTGAGTGTGCAGGTACATAAATACCTTGGTATTAGCTAA
- the bcp gene encoding thioredoxin-dependent thiol peroxidase, whose amino-acid sequence MSPITTGSKAFDFCLTDQQQQPVKLSELLANKRVLVYFYPKAMTPGCTVQAGALRDHLSDLQQHNVVPVGISPDSAERLAKFATRDQLNFTLLSDPDHAVAEAFGVWGEKKFMGKIYDGIHRISFLIAQDGTVEKVFNKFKTKEHHQVILDYLAG is encoded by the coding sequence ATGTCCCCGATAACGACAGGTAGCAAAGCCTTTGATTTTTGCTTAACCGATCAGCAACAACAACCAGTAAAGTTATCAGAACTTTTAGCCAACAAACGGGTGTTAGTTTATTTCTATCCTAAAGCGATGACACCAGGGTGTACCGTACAAGCAGGTGCGTTACGAGATCATTTATCAGACTTACAACAGCATAATGTTGTCCCCGTTGGTATTAGCCCCGACTCTGCAGAGCGTTTAGCTAAATTTGCCACCCGGGATCAATTAAACTTTACCCTGTTATCAGATCCTGATCATGCAGTTGCGGAGGCTTTTGGTGTCTGGGGTGAAAAGAAATTTATGGGCAAAATCTACGATGGCATTCATCGCATCAGCTTTTTAATTGCTCAAGACGGCACAGTAGAAAAAGTGTTTAATAAGTTTAAAACCAAAGAACATCATCAAGTGATATTAGATTATTTAGCCGGCTAA
- the dapA gene encoding 4-hydroxy-tetrahydrodipicolinate synthase, whose amino-acid sequence MFKGSWVALITPMDQQGNIDYVSLQHLVDFHLDNDTDGLVIMGTTGESSTIAFAEQLKVIAKVCEQVNGKIPVIAGNGANATSDAIERTIALDKLAIDGFLCVTPFYNKPMQHGMVLHFNAIAKATNKPVLLYNVPSRTGIDLLAQTVATLAKTANIVGIKESTGAMNRLAELKALCPENFALLSGDDATAAEFMLNGGHGVISVTANIVPKQMAALCRIATNGDSQATQVLDQKLQGLHRQLFIEANPIPTKWALQKMGLIQFDTMRLPLTPLEPIHGAVIEQALNLAGIQL is encoded by the coding sequence ATGTTTAAGGGCAGTTGGGTTGCACTGATCACACCTATGGATCAGCAAGGAAATATAGACTATGTCAGTTTACAGCATTTGGTGGATTTTCATTTAGATAATGACACTGATGGCTTAGTGATTATGGGTACTACTGGTGAATCTTCCACCATTGCCTTTGCTGAGCAGCTCAAGGTTATCGCTAAGGTATGTGAACAAGTTAATGGTAAAATTCCTGTCATTGCTGGAAATGGTGCTAATGCAACTTCTGATGCCATTGAGCGCACTATAGCACTTGATAAATTAGCTATTGATGGTTTTTTATGTGTTACGCCATTTTATAATAAGCCAATGCAACATGGCATGGTTTTACATTTTAACGCTATTGCAAAAGCTACAAATAAACCTGTTTTGCTTTATAATGTGCCAAGTAGAACGGGCATTGATTTATTAGCTCAAACAGTGGCGACTTTAGCTAAAACAGCCAATATTGTTGGTATTAAAGAATCAACCGGTGCGATGAATCGTTTAGCCGAACTTAAAGCATTATGCCCAGAAAACTTTGCTTTGTTGTCAGGCGATGATGCTACTGCGGCAGAGTTTATGCTTAATGGTGGGCATGGCGTTATTTCAGTAACGGCAAATATTGTACCAAAACAAATGGCCGCGTTATGTCGTATTGCTACTAATGGTGATAGCCAAGCCACACAAGTTTTAGATCAAAAATTACAAGGTTTGCATCGACAACTATTTATTGAGGCCAATCCAATTCCGACTAAGTGGGCATTGCAGAAAATGGGACTCATTCAATTTGATACGATGCGGTTACCGTTAACACCACTTGAACCAATTCACGGTGCTGTTATCGAACAAGCATTAAATCTCGCTGGTATTCAGCTGTAG
- the queC gene encoding 7-cyano-7-deazaguanine synthase QueC, whose protein sequence is MPNKVVVIYSGGMDSFTVLHKALQAGHEVYALSFNYGQRHVKELEFASSVCQELNINHKIVDISAINQLLAGSSLTDDIDIPEGHYAADNMKSTIVPNRNMILLSLAAGYAVSIGADQVYYGAHSGDHFIYPDCRPEFVQKMHDVCQIANYEPIAIVSPYLTQTKIEILADGIKMGLDYNKTWTCYNGREKACGKCGSCQERLEAFSLNNVTDPIAYEV, encoded by the coding sequence ATGCCGAACAAAGTTGTGGTTATTTATTCCGGTGGAATGGATTCATTCACTGTTTTACACAAGGCGTTACAAGCAGGCCATGAAGTTTACGCACTTTCGTTCAATTATGGCCAGCGGCACGTTAAAGAGCTTGAATTTGCCAGCTCTGTCTGCCAAGAATTAAATATTAATCATAAAATTGTTGATATTTCTGCTATTAATCAACTACTTGCTGGTTCATCTCTTACTGATGATATTGATATCCCTGAAGGCCATTATGCCGCTGACAATATGAAATCAACAATAGTACCTAATCGCAATATGATTTTACTATCGTTAGCTGCCGGTTATGCCGTGTCTATAGGCGCAGATCAAGTTTACTATGGCGCCCATTCTGGAGATCATTTTATTTATCCTGATTGCCGGCCAGAATTTGTACAAAAAATGCATGATGTCTGCCAAATCGCTAACTATGAGCCCATTGCCATTGTTAGCCCCTATTTAACCCAAACTAAAATAGAAATTTTAGCCGATGGTATTAAAATGGGTTTAGATTACAATAAAACGTGGACTTGCTATAACGGCAGAGAAAAAGCTTGTGGTAAGTGTGGTTCATGCCAAGAGCGCTTAGAAGCGTTTAGCTTAAATAATGTGACCGATCCTATCGCGTACGAGGTCTAA
- the wrbA gene encoding NAD(P)H:quinone oxidoreductase yields the protein MTTKVLILYYSRHGSVTALAEKIAIGVHKGHAEALIRCIPPLDQQHECKHPIVTMTELAQCDGLAFGSPVRFGNMVADAKAFWDSTTTLWIKGDLIDKPAGVFTSSGSLHGGNEATLLSMSLPLLHQGMLLTGIPYSEPELHQTQSGGTPYGPSHVSGHHADANLSIEEQRLAISFGKRLAQLSTALKHN from the coding sequence ATGACCACGAAAGTTTTAATTTTATATTATTCCCGTCATGGATCGGTGACAGCCTTGGCGGAAAAAATAGCTATCGGTGTGCATAAAGGCCATGCTGAAGCTTTGATTAGATGTATACCACCACTCGATCAGCAGCATGAGTGTAAGCACCCTATTGTCACCATGACTGAACTAGCACAATGTGATGGCTTAGCTTTTGGTAGCCCGGTTCGTTTTGGCAATATGGTTGCTGACGCTAAAGCATTTTGGGACAGCACAACAACGCTGTGGATTAAAGGTGATTTAATCGATAAACCCGCTGGTGTCTTTACGTCTTCGGGGAGTCTGCACGGAGGTAATGAAGCTACCTTACTCAGTATGAGCTTGCCATTACTGCATCAAGGTATGTTGTTAACCGGCATTCCTTATAGTGAACCAGAATTGCACCAGACTCAGTCTGGCGGCACACCTTATGGCCCTAGCCATGTTAGTGGTCACCATGCTGATGCAAATCTCAGTATTGAAGAACAACGACTGGCCATTTCTTTTGGTAAACGCTTAGCTCAGCTCAGCACTGCTCTTAAACATAATTAA
- the arsC gene encoding arsenate reductase (glutaredoxin) (This arsenate reductase requires both glutathione and glutaredoxin to convert arsenate to arsenite, after which the efflux transporter formed by ArsA and ArsB can extrude the arsenite from the cell, providing resistance.): protein MLTIYHNPRCSKSRETLALINDSKLEVEVIEYLNTPPTVDQLTIILSKLGISARQLLRTKEPEYAELGLADTTLPEAKIIAAMVAHPRLIERPIVIDGDKAVIGRPATNVLNLIA, encoded by the coding sequence ATGCTCACTATTTATCATAATCCTCGCTGTTCAAAAAGCCGTGAAACGTTAGCCCTAATTAATGATAGTAAATTAGAAGTTGAAGTTATTGAATATTTAAACACGCCGCCTACCGTGGATCAGCTAACGATTATTCTTAGTAAGTTAGGTATCAGTGCCCGACAGTTGTTACGCACTAAAGAGCCTGAGTATGCTGAATTAGGCTTAGCGGATACCACATTGCCTGAAGCCAAAATTATTGCCGCCATGGTTGCTCATCCAAGATTGATTGAACGCCCTATTGTTATTGATGGTGATAAAGCGGTAATAGGCCGTCCCGCGACAAATGTTTTGAACTTAATCGCATGA
- the bamC gene encoding outer membrane protein assembly factor BamC, with translation MHYLAKSSLVLALFLNGCSMFASESSPDSNVTAVAELKVPTGLQQPAKPGQYDIPASKQTDTVISERSPALILATAASSRVEEGEKQAQVRFDRTDVTGDLVAFLQQMLQKQFAEQNVALTAVDDNNLVFTTDWISAYQEQGFWFWSSTSVVDRARYTVVLDPKPHGRSATLAVKMLEHEYFKPSAKLSANDTHRQEISLLNSIIDRIGKEEIIITQLNRSKVPDVNLEPGLDKAGNAVLITPQTIDVTWSQLEILFEALNLTVTDKDRSKHTYFLRYEKANPSFWSSLWNSKKAPILPITEGEYQLVLAKHNTGTAMTLRDKDGEALSPETMLSLHQPFVEAIQMTKIEL, from the coding sequence GTGCATTATTTGGCAAAAAGTAGTTTAGTGTTAGCGTTATTTTTAAATGGCTGTTCGATGTTCGCATCAGAGTCTTCACCGGACAGTAATGTCACTGCTGTGGCAGAGTTAAAAGTACCAACCGGTTTGCAACAACCCGCAAAGCCAGGACAATATGATATTCCGGCTAGCAAACAGACGGATACGGTTATTAGTGAACGCTCTCCTGCTTTAATTCTCGCCACAGCTGCCAGTAGTCGGGTAGAAGAAGGTGAAAAACAAGCCCAAGTTCGCTTTGACCGTACCGACGTTACCGGTGATTTAGTGGCATTTTTACAACAAATGTTACAAAAACAATTTGCTGAGCAAAACGTAGCGCTAACCGCGGTAGATGACAATAATTTAGTTTTTACTACCGATTGGATAAGTGCTTATCAAGAACAAGGCTTTTGGTTTTGGTCTAGTACTAGCGTAGTGGATAGAGCACGCTATACCGTTGTTTTAGATCCTAAACCGCATGGACGCTCTGCTACTTTAGCGGTAAAAATGCTGGAACATGAATACTTTAAGCCAAGTGCAAAATTATCGGCTAACGATACTCATCGCCAAGAAATCAGCTTGTTAAACAGTATTATCGATCGTATTGGCAAAGAAGAAATTATCATCACCCAGTTAAATCGTAGTAAAGTGCCAGATGTAAATTTAGAGCCTGGCTTAGATAAAGCTGGAAATGCAGTGTTAATAACGCCGCAAACGATAGATGTAACTTGGTCACAATTAGAAATCTTATTTGAAGCGTTAAATTTAACGGTTACGGATAAAGATCGTTCTAAACATACCTACTTTTTGCGCTATGAAAAAGCGAACCCAAGCTTTTGGTCATCGTTATGGAATAGTAAAAAAGCACCGATATTGCCAATAACCGAAGGTGAATACCAATTGGTATTAGCTAAACATAATACGGGCACTGCGATGACATTGCGGGATAAAGATGGCGAAGCGCTAAGCCCTGAAACGATGTTGAGTTTACATCAGCCTTTTGTTGAAGCAATTCAGATGACAAAAATTGAATTATAA
- the bepA gene encoding beta-barrel assembly-enhancing protease, whose protein sequence is MKLTAVFKPLILCLLAASCYTSTVHAYGGLPDLGGNGFSVLTPEKEKQLGDVMMRQTRGSLPMVYDPLMDEYINALGNRMVARANDVKFPFKFYWIQDKNINAFATLGGNIASHTGTLAIADSESEFASVISHEIAHVTQRHIARFVEAQSQNAPLTLAGLLAAIVIATVNPEAGMAAMAATQGAAQQSAINFTRSNEQEADRIGMQVMADAGFDPYAVPDFFRKLAEQSRFVNQQLAFLQTHPLSQSRVSDTRLRAEQFSKRFIPDSQDFSLIKARVLARYQYDKQHSETVFLKKLGQPGGNTKANQYGLAIALFDNNKLDEAKKLIEKLLQDDKHNLYYIDVYTDILIAQGEYQQSLDMLEQQYLLRPNNQVVTLNYANAALSAKAYRLAIHLLKSLLFYKDDNILAYSMLADAYKEMEDLPRFYEARADLSYQLANYPKAIDNIDEALNYLQPEEKLEARRLEAKKKQLQAEFSRLQRM, encoded by the coding sequence ATGAAATTAACGGCAGTATTCAAACCTTTGATCCTTTGTTTGTTGGCAGCAAGTTGTTATACCTCTACAGTGCATGCCTATGGTGGCTTACCTGATCTGGGCGGTAATGGCTTTAGTGTTCTAACACCAGAGAAAGAAAAACAGCTTGGCGATGTCATGATGCGACAAACCCGAGGCAGCTTGCCTATGGTATACGATCCATTAATGGACGAATATATTAATGCTTTAGGCAACCGCATGGTAGCGCGCGCCAATGATGTTAAGTTTCCCTTTAAATTTTATTGGATCCAAGATAAAAACATTAATGCTTTTGCCACACTTGGCGGCAATATAGCCTCACATACCGGCACTTTAGCCATTGCCGATAGCGAAAGTGAATTTGCTTCTGTTATTAGCCATGAAATTGCCCACGTTACTCAACGCCATATAGCACGCTTTGTTGAAGCACAAAGTCAAAATGCCCCACTTACCTTAGCGGGCTTATTAGCCGCTATTGTTATTGCAACAGTGAATCCAGAAGCAGGTATGGCTGCTATGGCTGCTACCCAAGGTGCCGCGCAGCAAAGCGCTATTAACTTTACTCGTAGTAATGAGCAAGAAGCAGACCGTATAGGTATGCAAGTCATGGCTGATGCTGGCTTTGATCCTTATGCAGTCCCTGATTTTTTTCGTAAACTTGCCGAGCAAAGCCGCTTTGTTAATCAACAATTAGCCTTTTTACAAACTCACCCGTTATCACAAAGTCGGGTCAGTGATACTCGATTACGGGCGGAGCAATTTAGCAAACGTTTTATCCCTGACAGTCAAGATTTCAGCTTAATAAAAGCTCGGGTATTAGCACGGTATCAATATGACAAACAACATAGTGAAACCGTATTTCTAAAAAAATTAGGCCAACCTGGTGGCAATACTAAAGCTAACCAATATGGCCTTGCAATTGCCCTTTTTGATAATAACAAGCTAGATGAAGCTAAAAAATTAATCGAAAAATTGCTGCAAGATGATAAACATAACCTTTATTATATCGATGTATATACGGATATTTTAATAGCGCAAGGCGAATATCAACAAAGCTTAGATATGCTAGAGCAGCAGTATTTATTAAGGCCTAACAATCAAGTCGTGACGTTAAACTATGCCAATGCCGCATTAAGCGCCAAAGCCTATCGTTTAGCGATACATTTGTTAAAGAGCCTATTGTTTTACAAAGATGATAATATACTAGCGTATAGCATGTTAGCCGACGCTTATAAAGAAATGGAAGACTTGCCCCGCTTCTATGAAGCGCGAGCTGATTTAAGTTATCAATTAGCCAATTATCCCAAAGCAATTGATAATATTGACGAGGCATTAAACTATTTACAGCCGGAAGAAAAGCTGGAAGCGCGACGTTTAGAAGCTAAAAAGAAACAATTACAAGCAGAGTTTAGCCGTTTACAACGTATGTAA
- a CDS encoding AI-2E family transporter, protein MLDWLKKWYANKFSDPQVVTLFLLLLIVFLSIYWLSGILAPVLVAIAFAYLLEWPVVKLQRLGLSRAISTISVVATFVGVACLILMWIIPLVWYQGRNLLRDFPQMLAQSKAYLLELPASFPDMVSTEQINVLMHSVDEHLMAFGQNMLSLSLASIVDLVALLIYLVLVPLMVFFMLKDKATLTASFLQLLPSERKLISQVWHEMNLQIMNYIRGKMLELLIVGAASYAVFAFFGLNYPLLLGVLVGVSVLIPYVGAAVVTLPVAIVALFQWGLTPEFGYLMLAYGIVQALDGNILVPLLFSEAVDLNPVFIIIAVLFFGGLFGFWGIFFAIPLASLVKATIKAWSTRVHIVEDMSSIK, encoded by the coding sequence ATGCTGGATTGGTTAAAAAAGTGGTATGCAAATAAATTTTCTGACCCACAAGTGGTCACCTTATTTCTATTACTACTGATTGTATTTTTATCTATTTATTGGCTAAGTGGCATTCTAGCGCCGGTATTAGTCGCTATTGCTTTTGCTTATTTACTGGAATGGCCGGTAGTTAAATTACAACGGTTGGGCCTATCGCGCGCGATTAGCACTATTTCTGTGGTCGCCACTTTTGTTGGTGTTGCTTGCCTAATTTTAATGTGGATTATTCCATTAGTCTGGTATCAGGGGCGAAACTTACTGCGAGACTTTCCGCAAATGTTGGCTCAAAGTAAAGCCTATTTATTAGAATTACCGGCTAGCTTTCCAGATATGGTTAGTACCGAACAAATTAATGTGTTAATGCACTCGGTTGATGAGCATTTAATGGCTTTCGGCCAAAATATGTTATCGCTATCTTTAGCTTCTATTGTGGATTTAGTTGCACTGCTTATTTATTTAGTATTAGTGCCGTTAATGGTGTTTTTTATGTTAAAAGATAAAGCCACCTTAACCGCCAGTTTTCTGCAGTTATTGCCCAGTGAACGTAAATTAATTAGCCAAGTTTGGCATGAAATGAATTTACAAATTATGAATTATATTCGCGGTAAAATGCTTGAATTATTGATTGTCGGTGCCGCAAGTTATGCGGTTTTTGCTTTCTTTGGTTTAAATTACCCGTTATTACTCGGCGTGTTAGTTGGGGTATCGGTCTTAATTCCCTATGTTGGTGCTGCAGTGGTTACCTTGCCCGTCGCAATAGTGGCCTTATTCCAGTGGGGGTTAACTCCTGAATTTGGTTATTTAATGTTAGCTTACGGTATAGTACAAGCACTAGATGGCAACATACTCGTACCATTACTATTTTCTGAAGCGGTTGATTTAAATCCGGTGTTTATTATTATTGCGGTATTATTTTTCGGCGGTCTATTTGGCTTCTGGGGTATTTTCTTCGCCATCCCGTTAGCATCATTAGTAAAAGCCACGATAAAAGCTTGGTCAACACGGGTGCACATTGTTGAAGATATGTCGTCTATAAAGTAA
- a CDS encoding DUF2069 domain-containing protein, whose amino-acid sequence MTVSAKVAMAPRTALYLLLGRIGFFGLWLLQPLWILWIAPPVLGNQYVLLVLMWLPLWLPLWGILKAHAYTMAWANFIVMIYFLHSLTNLWVTDGTKFILSVIELLLASLMFIGCTYYARNRGKELGLRIPRLKDDPRQ is encoded by the coding sequence ATGACTGTATCTGCCAAGGTTGCAATGGCGCCTCGCACGGCATTATATCTTTTGTTAGGTCGTATCGGTTTTTTCGGTCTGTGGTTATTGCAACCACTGTGGATCCTATGGATAGCTCCGCCGGTATTAGGCAATCAATATGTCTTGCTCGTATTGATGTGGCTACCATTATGGTTGCCGCTTTGGGGAATTCTTAAAGCCCATGCTTATACCATGGCTTGGGCTAATTTTATCGTGATGATTTATTTTCTCCATAGCCTTACAAATCTATGGGTTACAGACGGGACTAAATTTATTTTATCGGTAATTGAATTGCTATTAGCCAGCTTAATGTTTATTGGTTGTACTTATTACGCTAGAAATAGAGGTAAAGAGTTAGGCCTTAGAATTCCAAGATTAAAAGACGACCCACGCCAGTAA